In Populus alba chromosome 1, ASM523922v2, whole genome shotgun sequence, a single window of DNA contains:
- the LOC118036052 gene encoding protein DETOXIFICATION 56, translating into MSPPSKSEESPIGKTSQPPPISSLTTRIWPANLMQMIFQEIKTQRGITLPLLAMNLTWFSKTAITTVFLGRLGELQLVSGTLGFTFANVTGFSVLNGLSAAMEPLCGQAHGAKNFMLLHKTLLMVTFLLLLATLPISFLWLNVDKILIHCGQQEDISRAAKNYLFYLFPDLIITCLLCPLKVYLSSQGVTVPIMFSSALGLAFHIPINILLAKAKGLEGVSMAIWITDLMVVILLASYVLTMENRKGGNWKGGGWLDQGVHDWLRLLKLCAPCCLTTCLEWWCWEILILLTGRLPNAKQAVGVIAIVLNFDYLLFSVMLSLATCASTRVSNELGANQAGRAYRSAYVSLGASTISGCIGALVMVGVRGVWGSLFSHDQGIIKGVKKMMLLMALIEVVNFPLAVCGGIVRGTARPWLGMYANLGGFYFLALPVAVLLAFKAALGLGGLLVGFLIGVVACLILLVVFVVRIDWEVEAEKAQKLASCDVQEVDVKERVNHRTTETVDGDEA; encoded by the coding sequence ATGTCTCCACCATCAAAATCTGAAGAGAGCCCTATTGGCAAAACCTCTCAACCTCCACCAATATCTTCACTAACCACCCGAATATGGCCGGCAAATCTTATGCAAAtgatttttcaggaaataaaaaCACAACGAGGTATAACTCTGCCCTTGTTGGCAATGAATTTGACATGGTTTTCCAAAACAGCCATCACAACTGTTTTTTTAGGCAGGCTTGGAGAGCTCCAGTTGGTTAGCGGCACTCTCGGGTTCACTTTTGCTAACGTCACTGGCTTTTCTGTCTTGAATGGGCTGTCCGCTGCCATGGAACCTCTCTGTGGTCAAGCTCATGGGGCTAAGAATTTCATGCTGCTACACAAGACCCTCCTCATGGTAACATTCTTGTTGCTATTAGCAACCCTGCCTATATCTTTCTTGTGGCTTAATGTGGACAAAATTCTAATCCATTGTGGCCAACAAGAAGACATTTCGCGTGCTGCAAAGAACTACCTTTTCTATCTCTTCCCTGACTTAATAATCACCTGTTTGTTATGTCCTCTTAAAGTCTACTTGAGCTCACAAGGTGTAACAGTTCCTATAATGTTTAGCTCAGCTTTGGGCCTAGCTTTTCACATCCCGATCAACATCTTACTTGCAAAAGCCAAGGGTCTTGAAGGGGTGTCTATGGCAATATGGATAACCGATCTTATGGTCGTGATTTTACTTGCTTCATACGTGTTGACGATGGAAAACAGGAAGGGAGGGAATTGGAAGGGGGGAGGGTGGTTAGACCAGGGCGTTCATGACTGGCTCAGGTTGCTAAAACTTTGTGCACCATGTTGCCTTACCACCTGCCTTGAATGGTGGTGCTGGGAGATCTTGATCTTGCTTACCGGACGACTCCCAAATGCCAAGCAAGCAGTTGGGGTGATAGCAATTGTGCTAAACTTTGACTACTTGCTTTTCTCTGTGATGCTATCACTAGCAACTTGTGCTTCCACTCGTGTGTCGAATGAGCTTGGTGCAAATCAAGCAGGTCGTGCTTACCGGTCAGCATATGTGTCTCTAGGAGCAAGCACCATTTCAGGTTGCATTGGTGCCTTGGTGATGGTAGGAGTCCGGGGTGTTTGGGGGTCTCTGTTTAGCCATGATCAGGGAATCATAAAAGGTGTAAAGAAGATGATGTTGCTAATGGCTTTGATTGAAGTAGTAAATTTTCCTTTAGCAGTTTGTGGAGGCATCGTCCGGGGAACAGCTCGGCCATGGTTGGGCATGTATGCCAATCTTGGTGGGTTCTACTTCCTAGCCTTACCAGTGGCAGTACTCTTAGCCTTCAAAGCAGCACTAGGGCTCGGTGGGTTGCTGGTAGGTTTCTTGATTGGAGTGGTCGCGTGCTTGATTTTGTTGGTAGTATTTGTTGTGAGGATTGATTGGGAAGTAGAAGCTGAAAAGGCACAAAAACTGGCGTCCTGTGACGTGCAAGAAGTGGACGTTAAAGAACGCGTGAATCACCGAACCACGGAAACAGTTGATGGTGATGAAGCATGA
- the LOC118036053 gene encoding ATP-dependent Clp protease ATP-binding subunit CLPT2, chloroplastic produces MAAICFTKLPNPSSTTAQQALNRQRHHHITQPHSLIVPPHSLNPFTSSPFSRKILTTRLSTHLPISATVLSSLPTAKPERFGSSGEKVPKWSWKAIKAYTMAELEARKLKFATTGTEALLLGILIEGTSVAAKYLWANGITVFKVREETIKVLGKADMYYFPPERPPLTDDAKKVLDWALDHKLKSGDSGGEVTTSDMLLGIWSEVECPGHKILAVLGFNDEKAKELEASSSGPGFIDD; encoded by the exons ATGGCAGCAATTTGTTTCACAAAGCTTCCAAATCCATCATCGACAACAGCCCAACAAGCGCTCAATCGTCAACGGCACCACCACATAACACAACCCCATTCTCTAATAGTACCTCCTCACTCTCTTAATCCCTTCACTTCATCACCATTTTCACGCAAAATCTTAACCACCCGCTTGTCCACCCACCTCCCCATCTCCGCCACTGTCCTCTCCAGCCTCCCTACTGc GAAGCCAGAGAGATTTGGTTCTTCCGGTGAGAAAGTTCCCAA GTGgtcatggaaggctataaaggCATATACTATGGCTGAATTGGAAGCCAGGAAGCTCAAGTTTGCAACTACTGGCACCGAGGCTCTTCTTTTGGGTATCTTGATTGaag GGACTAGTGTAGCTGCGAAATACCTGTGGGCAAATGGAATCACTGTTTTCAAAGTACGTGAAGAAACTATCAAGGTACTTGGCAAGGCTGACATGTACTATTTCCCTCCTGAGAGGCCTCCCTTGACTGATGATGCTAAAAAGGTCCTCGATTGGGCTCTTGATCATAAACTAAAATCTG GTGATAGTGGTGGGGAAGTTACAACAAGTGATATGCTTCTAGGCATTTGGTCAGAAGTGGAATGCCCCGGCCACAAGATACTGGCTGTCCTTGGCTTTAATGATGAGAAAGCTAAAGAACTGGAGGCTTCAAGTTCTGGACCTGGGTTTATAGATGATTGA